A single region of the Halorussus gelatinilyticus genome encodes:
- a CDS encoding Yip1 family protein, whose product MVPTPLLRPDEFFAERAPGLSIGRAAAVVLVVALLTTVVVGAFGWTLSQRLTATTEIPNDERPPDWVCEGETNSEAEEMVQEGCDEPKQKTVVVGDLLWDAFSQRLPLVFVGVLFAWPLYAVALHVASAVVGGDGSFLDTLAVTAWGMLPSAFQAVVGFALLYTALGGIDLAASDPEMLASQIRSLSQRARGDTVLLSLAGAVWQGYVWTFGLKRARDLSTGGAAFAGGVVAVAVFLLSLA is encoded by the coding sequence ATGGTCCCCACTCCCCTCCTCCGTCCGGACGAGTTCTTCGCCGAGCGCGCGCCGGGGCTGAGCATCGGTCGCGCCGCGGCGGTCGTCCTCGTCGTCGCACTGCTCACGACCGTCGTCGTCGGCGCGTTCGGGTGGACGCTGAGCCAGCGACTCACCGCCACGACCGAGATACCCAACGACGAGCGCCCGCCCGACTGGGTCTGCGAGGGCGAGACTAACTCGGAGGCCGAGGAGATGGTACAGGAGGGATGCGACGAACCGAAACAGAAGACGGTCGTGGTCGGCGACCTGCTGTGGGACGCGTTCAGCCAGCGACTGCCGCTGGTGTTCGTGGGCGTCCTGTTCGCGTGGCCGCTCTACGCCGTCGCGCTCCACGTCGCCTCGGCGGTCGTCGGCGGAGACGGGTCGTTTCTCGACACCCTCGCGGTCACCGCGTGGGGCATGCTCCCGAGCGCGTTTCAGGCGGTGGTCGGGTTCGCGCTCCTGTACACCGCACTCGGGGGCATAGACCTCGCGGCGTCGGACCCCGAGATGCTGGCGTCCCAGATACGGTCGCTGAGCCAGCGCGCGCGGGGCGACACCGTGCTGCTCTCGCTGGCCGGAGCGGTCTGGCAGGGCTACGTCTGGACGTTCGGACTGAAGCGCGCCCGCGACCTCTCGACCGGCGGCGCGGCGTTCGCGGGCGGCGTCGTCGCCGTCGCGGTCTTCCTGTTGAGCCTCGCCTGA
- a CDS encoding thiamine-phosphate synthase family protein, which yields MRFAEEIVVEEFLPTVRSMLAEELRDRGLTQSEVADLLGISQSAVSKYANGEVERNERILGDDRVRNLVARLGEGLAEGTMSRVEALVEIEILIRRLENRDLVAEIHETEMPELAGHGGDFNVHDPEGDLRTTERVRSSLRRGLTIVESSSGFASLIPAVGSNLCECTPDADGIDDVAGVPGRIFDVKGQATIPSEPEFGVSEHVASILLAARRHGSDARAALNVRYSPDIVAALEESGHATAEFEAEYDDVDAVVGAALAELPDATVLYHTGGYGVEPIVYLLGDDAEAVAEMARDLV from the coding sequence GTGAGGTTCGCCGAGGAGATCGTCGTCGAGGAGTTCCTGCCGACGGTCCGCTCGATGCTCGCCGAGGAACTGCGCGATAGGGGGCTGACCCAGAGCGAGGTCGCGGACCTGCTGGGCATCAGCCAGAGCGCCGTCTCGAAGTACGCCAACGGCGAAGTCGAGCGCAACGAGCGCATCCTCGGCGACGATCGGGTACGGAATCTGGTCGCGCGACTCGGTGAGGGCCTCGCCGAGGGCACGATGAGCCGGGTCGAGGCGCTGGTCGAGATAGAGATTCTGATTCGGCGACTCGAAAACCGGGACCTCGTCGCCGAGATTCACGAGACCGAGATGCCCGAACTCGCGGGCCACGGCGGCGACTTCAACGTCCACGACCCCGAGGGCGACCTCCGGACGACCGAGCGCGTCCGGTCGTCGCTCCGGCGGGGCCTGACCATCGTCGAGAGTTCGAGCGGGTTCGCCTCGCTCATCCCCGCGGTCGGGTCGAACCTCTGTGAGTGTACGCCCGACGCCGACGGCATCGACGACGTGGCGGGCGTGCCCGGCCGCATCTTCGACGTGAAGGGACAGGCGACCATCCCCTCCGAACCCGAGTTCGGGGTGAGCGAACACGTCGCCTCCATCCTGCTGGCCGCGCGCCGCCACGGGAGCGACGCCCGCGCCGCGCTGAACGTCCGGTACTCCCCGGACATCGTGGCCGCGCTCGAAGAGTCGGGCCACGCGACCGCCGAGTTCGAAGCCGAGTACGACGACGTGGACGCGGTGGTCGGCGCGGCGCTCGCCGAACTGCCGGACGCCACGGTCCTCTATCACACCGGCGGCTACGGCGTCGAACCCATCGTCTACCTGCTCGGCGACGACGCCGAAGCGGTCGCGGAGATGGCGCGCGACCTCGTCTGA
- a CDS encoding PRC-barrel domain containing protein, whose protein sequence is MEFTEADEGASVFDADRQKIGVVTEVRDGEAYVEPDPSLAEEIQAKLDWGSHEADDEAFALDSDWVDEREDGEILLRTRPLE, encoded by the coding sequence ATGGAGTTCACCGAAGCCGACGAAGGCGCGTCCGTGTTCGACGCCGACCGGCAGAAAATCGGCGTCGTCACCGAAGTCCGCGACGGCGAGGCGTACGTCGAACCGGACCCGAGTCTTGCCGAGGAGATACAGGCGAAACTCGACTGGGGGAGCCACGAGGCCGACGACGAGGCGTTCGCGCTCGATTCGGACTGGGTGGACGAGCGGGAGGACGGCGAGATCCTGCTCCGAACCCGTCCGCTGGAGTGA
- a CDS encoding segregation and condensation protein A translates to MTSEERGSSEDDFSLNIAGHEEEKREREGESADPFGGEPDTAAESDSSGDSAESPDESAGGDVLSDELDVEADAEDDEAEPVELLVQLAEEGEIEPWDIDIVTVTDKFLDRLDGADLRTSGRALFYASVLLRMKSDAMLADDDDEETEPEDPWDDWGPGMDAPAPDDGEFPDFDPVEQLEDEMERRLDRKSARGSPETLDELVRELRERERGSWWKESRSYDTTDSPSGFQRGTQTLDYRMDDDMRVEEEPSADDVTGTAHAEDIEAVIDDVREELRSHYDKGRTEVLYAEIETVGGSRIQTFLALLFLSHRGTVTLEQDDMFGDLWVEDGEATEEPETPAIAD, encoded by the coding sequence ATGACTAGCGAGGAGCGAGGCTCCTCGGAAGACGACTTCTCGCTCAACATCGCGGGCCACGAAGAAGAGAAGCGCGAGCGCGAGGGCGAGTCCGCCGACCCGTTCGGCGGCGAACCCGACACCGCCGCGGAGTCCGACTCGTCGGGCGACTCCGCGGAATCGCCCGACGAGAGCGCCGGGGGCGACGTCCTCAGCGACGAACTCGACGTGGAGGCCGACGCCGAGGACGACGAGGCCGAACCCGTCGAACTCCTCGTCCAACTGGCCGAGGAGGGCGAAATCGAGCCGTGGGACATCGACATCGTGACGGTCACGGACAAGTTCCTCGACCGACTCGACGGCGCGGACCTCCGGACCTCCGGCCGGGCGCTGTTCTACGCGAGCGTCCTGCTCCGGATGAAGAGCGACGCGATGCTGGCCGACGACGACGACGAGGAGACCGAACCGGAGGACCCGTGGGACGATTGGGGACCGGGGATGGACGCGCCCGCCCCGGACGACGGCGAGTTCCCCGACTTCGACCCGGTCGAGCAGTTGGAAGACGAGATGGAGCGCCGTCTCGACCGCAAGAGCGCCCGCGGGTCGCCCGAGACGCTGGACGAACTCGTCCGCGAGTTGCGCGAGCGCGAGCGCGGGTCGTGGTGGAAGGAGTCCAGAAGCTACGACACGACCGACTCGCCCTCGGGGTTCCAGCGCGGCACCCAGACCCTCGATTACCGGATGGACGACGACATGCGCGTCGAGGAGGAACCCTCGGCCGACGACGTGACCGGCACGGCCCACGCCGAGGACATCGAGGCGGTCATCGACGACGTGCGCGAGGAGTTGCGGAGCCACTACGACAAGGGCCGGACGGAAGTGCTGTACGCCGAAATCGAGACGGTCGGCGGGTCGCGCATCCAGACGTTCCTCGCGCTGCTGTTCCTCTCGCACCGCGGGACCGTGACGCTGGAGCAGGACGACATGTTCGGCGACCTGTGGGTCGAGGACGGCGAGGCGACCGAGGAACCCGAGACGCCCGCGATTGCGGACTGA
- a CDS encoding DMT family transporter: MREYLYLGGAIAAEVTGTAALKFSDGFANVVPSLVVVAGYVGSFYLLSLTLQELPIGLVYATWSAVGIVAAALLGVVLFDESIDVAGVVGMALIVGGVVVLNVFSEAYSPAH, encoded by the coding sequence ATGCGAGAATACCTCTACCTCGGGGGCGCCATCGCTGCCGAAGTGACCGGCACCGCGGCGCTCAAGTTCTCGGACGGGTTCGCGAACGTCGTTCCGTCGCTCGTCGTCGTCGCCGGATACGTCGGTTCCTTCTACCTCCTGAGTCTCACCCTGCAGGAGCTACCGATAGGACTGGTGTACGCGACGTGGTCGGCGGTCGGCATCGTCGCCGCGGCGCTCCTCGGTGTCGTCCTGTTCGACGAGTCGATTGACGTCGCGGGTGTCGTCGGGATGGCGCTCATCGTCGGCGGCGTCGTCGTCCTGAACGTCTTCTCCGAGGCGTACAGTCCCGCTCACTGA
- the pth2 gene encoding peptidyl-tRNA hydrolase Pth2: MKQTIVARADLGMGQGKLAAQVAHASLSAYEETGTKARKRWKGEGQKKVVVKANGESELFDLAEKARAEGVPHAIIRDAGHTQLDPGTVTALAVGPADDDIVDKVTGHLSLY; encoded by the coding sequence GTGAAACAGACCATCGTCGCCCGCGCCGACCTCGGCATGGGGCAAGGAAAGCTCGCCGCACAGGTCGCCCACGCCTCGCTGTCGGCCTACGAGGAGACCGGCACGAAGGCCCGGAAGCGCTGGAAGGGCGAGGGCCAGAAGAAAGTCGTCGTGAAGGCCAACGGCGAGAGCGAACTCTTCGACCTCGCCGAGAAGGCCCGGGCCGAGGGCGTCCCCCACGCGATAATCCGGGACGCGGGCCACACCCAACTCGACCCCGGCACCGTGACGGCGCTGGCGGTCGGCCCGGCCGACGACGACATCGTGGACAAGGTCACGGGACACCTGTCGCTGTACTGA
- the dcd gene encoding dCTP deaminase, which yields MILSDADILDRMAAGDLVVEPLDDPDLQIQPASVDLRLGREFLEFQRTNIPCIHPDSEQEVSEYVTETHVEEGDEFILHPGDFVLGTTKERVEIPSDLLAHVEGRSSFGRLAVVVHATAGVVDPGYEGQITLELSNLGTAPVALRPETRISQLIFTELKSPSDRPYGADRGSKYQDQSGPQASRIGGDEEFGGDQTGTAGDSA from the coding sequence ATGATACTCTCGGACGCCGACATCCTCGACCGGATGGCGGCCGGCGACCTCGTGGTCGAACCGCTGGACGACCCCGACCTCCAGATTCAGCCAGCGAGCGTGGACCTCCGGTTGGGTCGGGAGTTTCTGGAGTTTCAACGCACCAACATCCCCTGCATCCATCCCGACAGCGAACAGGAGGTCTCCGAGTACGTCACCGAGACCCACGTCGAGGAGGGCGACGAGTTCATCCTCCACCCCGGCGACTTCGTGCTGGGCACGACCAAAGAGCGCGTCGAGATTCCGTCGGACCTGCTGGCCCACGTCGAAGGCCGGTCGTCGTTCGGCCGCCTCGCGGTCGTCGTCCACGCGACGGCGGGCGTCGTCGACCCCGGCTACGAGGGCCAGATAACCCTCGAACTCTCGAATCTGGGGACCGCCCCGGTCGCGCTCCGGCCGGAGACCCGCATCTCCCAGCTCATCTTCACGGAACTCAAGAGCCCGTCCGACCGGCCGTACGGGGCCGACCGCGGGTCGAAGTATCAGGACCAGTCGGGACCGCAGGCCTCCAGAATCGGCGGCGACGAGGAGTTCGGCGGCGACCAGACCGGAACCGCGGGTGATTCCGCGTGA
- a CDS encoding phosphotransferase produces MSMVTTHKLGKLFSRRAPTHRTNDDERDRHAGDDHGGPDADDYAAAVADADCDLPPETVAAMVREIRPSWSVREAALAEEGTDVVYFVTAETPAGPRECVLKACEFLDPRAFRPEPYLMDVVGRRTAVPVPKVVGAVDDHPDLPAPFYLMERRDGEVFEGESRDLPAGVIERLARDAGRYLADLHALGDFEAFGTVVLARDAADGRDAGTRRDGLTVADRDSPTDGATLLTTDDEATDSWRTRVEEIVAANRGSFNDRFADLEADLRRYVEARLDALDGEFGPVLGDDDYRLGNLLVDPETGEMGAVLDWGNTGTLEAQYNLVVTEQHLSGWARPRGAPRGVSGRERARRTRLRAGRRASPGVVSGGHADVPAGLVFAVVRRVERRRPRGGRGDASRRSPGPARPVVGRDSRAGGGPPVHPRRRRPRPPTGPQTSASQPNSAATSHQTTSDHPVPRYVRVSTDASTAHPSAAPTTVTRTPRSRPFQSPRQTPPATYPVTPPANAPASANRKTEPERTPARMVPRSAATPNSRARPFIVRRVIRPVI; encoded by the coding sequence ATGTCGATGGTAACGACTCACAAACTGGGGAAACTTTTCTCCCGGCGTGCCCCGACTCACCGCACGAACGACGACGAGCGTGACCGCCACGCCGGGGACGACCACGGCGGTCCGGACGCCGACGACTACGCGGCGGCCGTCGCGGACGCCGACTGCGACCTCCCGCCCGAGACCGTCGCCGCGATGGTACGGGAGATTCGCCCGTCGTGGTCGGTCCGCGAGGCCGCACTTGCCGAGGAGGGGACCGACGTGGTGTACTTCGTCACCGCCGAGACGCCCGCGGGTCCCCGCGAGTGCGTCCTGAAGGCCTGTGAGTTCCTCGACCCGCGAGCGTTCCGCCCCGAGCCCTATCTGATGGACGTCGTGGGGCGCCGGACCGCGGTCCCCGTGCCGAAGGTCGTCGGCGCGGTGGACGACCACCCCGACCTGCCCGCGCCGTTCTACCTGATGGAGCGCCGCGACGGCGAGGTTTTCGAGGGCGAGTCCCGCGACCTCCCGGCCGGCGTAATCGAGCGACTGGCCCGCGACGCCGGGCGCTATCTGGCCGACCTGCACGCGCTCGGCGACTTCGAGGCGTTCGGCACCGTGGTCCTCGCGCGGGACGCGGCGGACGGCCGCGACGCCGGGACCCGCCGGGACGGCCTGACGGTGGCGGACCGCGACTCGCCGACCGACGGAGCGACCCTCCTGACCACCGACGACGAAGCCACCGACTCGTGGCGCACGCGCGTCGAGGAAATCGTCGCCGCCAACCGCGGCAGTTTCAACGACCGCTTCGCCGACCTCGAAGCCGACCTCCGCCGATACGTCGAGGCGCGTCTCGACGCGCTCGACGGCGAGTTCGGCCCCGTGTTGGGTGACGACGACTACCGACTCGGCAATCTGCTGGTAGACCCCGAGACGGGCGAGATGGGAGCGGTCCTCGACTGGGGGAACACCGGCACGCTCGAAGCGCAGTACAACCTCGTAGTGACCGAGCAGCACCTCAGCGGGTGGGCGCGTCCGCGCGGCGCTCCGCGAGGGGTATCTGGACGGGAGCGAGCGAGACGAACTCGACTTCGGGCCGGACGCCGAGCGTCGCCGGGAGTTGTATCTGGCGGTCACGCGGACGTTCCCGCTGGTCTGGTTTTCGCTGTGGTACGACGGGTCGAACGACGACGACCGCGAGGCGGCCGCGGAGATGCATCGCGGCGCAGTCCGGGACCTGCTCGACCCGTAGTCGGTCGCGACTCGCGGGCCGGCGGCGGCCCGCCCGTTCACCCGCGGAGGCGACGACCCAGACCGCCGACGGGTCCGCAGACGAGCGCCTCGCAACCGAACAGCGCCGCGACCAGCCACCAGACGACCAGCGACCACCCCGTCCCGCGGTACGTCCGAGTCTCGACCGACGCCAGCACCGCCCACCCGAGCGCCGCGCCGACGACGGTGACGAGGACGCCGAGGAGCAGGCCGTTCCAGAGCCCGCGCCAGACCCCACCGGCGACGTACCCCGTGACTCCGCCGGCGAACGCGCCGGCGAGCGCGAACAGGAAGACCGAGCCCGAGAGGACGCCGGCGAGGATGGTCCCGAGGAGCGCGGCGACTCCGAACAGCAGGGCCCGCCCGTTCATCGTCCGCCGAGTTATCAGGCCCGTCATATGA
- the mtnP gene encoding S-methyl-5'-thioadenosine phosphorylase → MTIGFIGGSGIYEALPLEDTREEEISTPFGDPSAPVTIGELAGEEVAFLPRHGPDHQHTPTNAPYKANIHALKQVGVERVLSSNAVGSLREDLPPQTLLVPDQIFDRTKHRDSTFFGDGIVVHMPFADPYCPHMVEHLSESCETATDADSEEGGTYVCIEGPQYSTRAESEFYRDQGWDVIGMTTIPEAKLAREAEMCYATVTGVTDYDVWKEDSEVTLQEVLDNAAENEESIKEVVEHAVRNMPDERECDCGHALEGTINTPTEAIPEETRERVDAFVGEYLN, encoded by the coding sequence ATGACGATCGGCTTCATCGGCGGCAGTGGAATCTACGAGGCCCTACCGCTGGAAGACACCCGAGAGGAAGAGATTTCGACGCCGTTCGGCGACCCGAGCGCGCCCGTCACCATCGGCGAGTTGGCTGGCGAGGAGGTCGCGTTCCTCCCGCGCCACGGCCCGGACCACCAGCACACGCCGACCAACGCACCGTACAAGGCGAACATCCACGCGCTGAAGCAGGTCGGGGTCGAGCGCGTGCTGTCGAGCAACGCGGTCGGAAGCCTGCGCGAGGACCTGCCTCCCCAGACGCTGCTCGTGCCCGACCAGATTTTCGACCGGACGAAGCACCGCGATTCGACGTTCTTCGGCGACGGTATCGTGGTCCACATGCCGTTCGCGGACCCCTACTGCCCGCACATGGTCGAACACCTGTCCGAGTCGTGCGAGACGGCGACCGACGCCGATTCCGAGGAGGGCGGCACCTACGTCTGCATCGAGGGGCCGCAGTACTCGACGCGCGCCGAGAGCGAGTTCTACCGCGACCAAGGCTGGGACGTCATCGGCATGACGACGATTCCGGAGGCGAAACTCGCACGCGAGGCCGAGATGTGCTACGCCACCGTCACGGGCGTCACCGACTACGACGTGTGGAAAGAGGACAGCGAAGTCACCCTGCAGGAGGTGCTGGACAACGCCGCCGAGAACGAGGAGTCCATCAAGGAGGTCGTCGAACACGCGGTCCGGAACATGCCCGACGAGCGCGAGTGCGACTGCGGACACGCGCTGGAGGGGACCATCAACACCCCGACCGAGGCGATTCCGGAAGAGACCCGCGAACGGGTCGATGCGTTCGTCGGCGAGTATCTGAACTGA
- a CDS encoding PhzF family phenazine biosynthesis protein: METRRVLQVDAFTEEPFGGNAAGVVPDADGLTESQMQAIANEMAVSETAFFRASDEADRRVRYFTPTTEVDLCGHATIASHAHLLEDGVVSPGTHSLETNVGVLEIEIESDGTVWMTQDAPEIRRVDLAYERVGGALGIDHAALEDVGADLPLAVASTGLPFLVVPVNFLEHVSAMDPDFGEIEAISEEVGATGVYAFSFDALDRDSTLHGRMFAPAAGVPEDPVTGTASGATGAYLREFEAFDGEGVPEEMVFEQGHFVDRPGHVRVRVGEAVRVGGRAATALDGELRVPETDDGDDIIEA, encoded by the coding sequence ATGGAGACGCGACGCGTCCTTCAGGTAGACGCCTTCACCGAGGAACCGTTCGGCGGGAACGCGGCCGGAGTGGTCCCCGACGCCGACGGACTCACCGAGAGCCAGATGCAGGCCATCGCCAACGAGATGGCGGTGAGCGAGACCGCCTTCTTCCGGGCGAGCGACGAGGCCGACCGCCGGGTTCGCTACTTCACGCCGACGACCGAGGTGGACCTCTGCGGCCACGCGACCATCGCCTCGCACGCCCATCTGCTGGAAGACGGCGTCGTCTCGCCCGGCACTCACAGCCTCGAAACCAACGTCGGGGTCCTCGAAATCGAAATTGAGTCGGACGGCACCGTCTGGATGACCCAAGACGCGCCCGAGATTCGGCGAGTGGATTTGGCGTACGAGCGCGTCGGCGGCGCGCTCGGCATCGACCACGCCGCGCTGGAGGACGTGGGTGCAGACCTCCCGCTGGCGGTCGCCTCGACCGGCCTGCCCTTCCTCGTCGTGCCGGTCAACTTCCTCGAACACGTCTCGGCGATGGACCCCGACTTCGGCGAAATCGAGGCCATCAGCGAGGAGGTCGGGGCGACCGGCGTCTACGCGTTCAGTTTCGACGCGCTCGACCGCGACTCGACGCTCCACGGTCGGATGTTCGCGCCCGCCGCCGGGGTGCCCGAGGACCCCGTGACCGGCACCGCGAGCGGCGCGACGGGGGCGTACCTCCGCGAGTTCGAGGCCTTCGACGGCGAGGGCGTGCCCGAGGAGATGGTCTTCGAGCAGGGGCACTTCGTGGACCGGCCGGGCCACGTCCGCGTGCGCGTCGGCGAGGCGGTCCGCGTGGGCGGACGGGCGGCCACGGCGCTCGACGGCGAGTTGCGCGTTCCCGAAACGGACGACGGCGACGACATCATCGAAGCCTGA
- a CDS encoding phosphoribosyltransferase yields the protein MSELPDEFKCTITNWEYIYGLCRDVSDQVKHDSFDPDVVVALARGGWFAGRCICDFLGMDDLTSLKMEHYVGTAEKADEPEVRYPMPEGSVEGKDVLIIDDIADTGGSIERAEEYVTDRDAGEVRTATLQLLQTSEFEPDYIGERLDEWAWIVYPWNFIEDMIDITSGVMDKADGDAFTTEEIRHLLSEYHDVERIEMEIAQPDRMDEVLNEMVRRDVLADEGETWRLVENEDGVGA from the coding sequence ATGAGCGAACTCCCCGACGAGTTCAAGTGCACGATTACGAACTGGGAGTACATCTACGGTCTCTGCCGCGACGTCAGCGACCAAGTCAAACACGACTCGTTCGACCCCGACGTGGTGGTCGCGCTGGCCCGCGGCGGGTGGTTCGCGGGGCGGTGCATCTGCGACTTTCTCGGGATGGACGACCTGACGAGTCTCAAGATGGAACACTACGTCGGGACCGCCGAGAAGGCCGACGAACCCGAGGTGCGCTATCCGATGCCCGAGGGGAGCGTCGAGGGCAAGGACGTCCTCATCATCGACGACATCGCCGACACCGGGGGTTCCATCGAGCGCGCCGAGGAGTACGTCACCGACCGCGACGCCGGGGAGGTCCGGACCGCGACCCTCCAACTCCTCCAGACCAGCGAGTTCGAACCGGACTACATCGGGGAGCGACTCGACGAGTGGGCGTGGATAGTCTACCCGTGGAACTTCATCGAGGACATGATAGACATCACCAGCGGCGTGATGGACAAGGCCGACGGCGACGCCTTCACGACCGAGGAGATTCGCCACCTGCTCAGCGAGTACCACGACGTCGAGCGCATCGAGATGGAGATCGCCCAACCCGACCGGATGGACGAGGTGCTGAACGAGATGGTCCGCCGGGACGTGCTGGCCGACGAGGGCGAGACGTGGCGACTGGTCGAGAACGAGGACGGCGTGGGGGCCTGA